A single genomic interval of Neisseria leonii harbors:
- a CDS encoding isocitrate lyase — MANYQEEIRTAGEIKQQAGGGWHAITPEYVARMRLQNRFKTGLDIAKYTAAIMRRDMAEYDADPANYTQSLGCWHGFVGQQKLIAIKKHHKTPNKRYLYLSGWMVAGMRSEFGPLPDQSMHEKTSVPKLIEELYTFLKQADARELDLLFTALDAARASGDTAKEQEIQNQIDNFETHVVPIIADIDAGFGNAEATYLLAKKMIEAGACCIQIENQVSDEKQCGHQDGKVTVPHVDFLAKINAVRYAFLELGVDDGVIVARTDSLGAGLTKQIAYSQEPGDLGDQYNSFLDGEEITDLSQIKPGDVIVNTNGKTIKPVRLPSNLFQFRKGTGIDRVVLDCITSLQNGADLLWIETEKPHIGQIKEMVDKIRETIPNAKLVYNNSPSFNWTLNFRQQVFDAWQEAGKDVSAYDRTKLMSADYDDTDLAKEADERIRTFQKDASAQAGIFHHLITLPTYHTAALSTDNLAKGYFADQGMLAYVKGVQREEIRQGIATVKHQNMAGSDIGDNHKEYFAGEAALKAGGKDNTMNQFH; from the coding sequence ATGGCTAATTATCAGGAAGAAATCCGCACAGCGGGCGAAATCAAACAGCAGGCAGGCGGCGGCTGGCACGCCATCACGCCGGAATACGTTGCCCGTATGCGGCTGCAAAACCGTTTCAAAACCGGTTTGGACATCGCAAAATATACCGCCGCCATCATGCGCCGCGATATGGCGGAATACGATGCCGATCCCGCAAACTACACCCAATCGCTCGGCTGCTGGCACGGTTTCGTCGGCCAGCAAAAACTGATTGCCATCAAAAAACACCACAAAACGCCCAATAAGCGTTATCTCTATCTCTCCGGCTGGATGGTGGCCGGTATGCGTTCCGAGTTCGGCCCGCTGCCGGATCAATCCATGCACGAAAAAACCAGTGTACCCAAGCTGATTGAAGAGTTGTACACCTTCCTGAAACAGGCCGACGCACGCGAACTTGACCTGCTGTTCACCGCACTCGATGCTGCCCGCGCGTCGGGCGACACAGCCAAAGAGCAGGAAATCCAAAACCAGATCGACAATTTCGAAACCCACGTTGTACCGATTATTGCCGACATCGATGCCGGTTTCGGCAATGCCGAAGCCACTTATCTTTTGGCCAAAAAAATGATCGAGGCGGGTGCCTGCTGTATCCAAATCGAAAACCAGGTTTCCGACGAAAAACAATGTGGCCACCAAGACGGTAAAGTAACCGTTCCGCACGTCGATTTTCTGGCAAAAATCAACGCTGTGCGCTACGCATTCTTGGAATTGGGCGTGGACGACGGCGTGATTGTCGCCCGCACCGATTCTCTGGGCGCGGGTTTGACCAAGCAAATCGCTTATTCTCAGGAGCCGGGCGATTTGGGCGACCAATACAACAGTTTTCTGGACGGTGAGGAAATTACCGACCTGAGCCAAATCAAACCGGGCGATGTCATTGTCAATACCAACGGCAAAACCATCAAACCCGTTCGCCTGCCGAGCAATCTGTTCCAATTCCGCAAAGGAACCGGTATCGACCGCGTGGTGCTCGACTGCATCACCTCGCTGCAAAACGGTGCCGACCTGTTGTGGATTGAAACCGAAAAACCGCACATCGGCCAGATTAAAGAAATGGTGGACAAAATCCGCGAAACCATTCCGAACGCCAAGCTGGTGTACAACAACAGCCCCTCGTTCAACTGGACGTTGAACTTCCGCCAACAAGTGTTCGACGCATGGCAGGAAGCGGGCAAAGACGTATCCGCCTACGACCGTACCAAGCTGATGAGCGCGGATTACGACGACACCGATTTGGCCAAGGAAGCCGACGAGCGTATCCGTACTTTCCAAAAAGATGCGTCAGCCCAAGCCGGTATCTTCCATCATCTGATCACCCTGCCGACCTATCATACCGCCGCACTTTCAACCGACAATCTGGCCAAAGGCTATTTTGCCGACCAAGGTATGCTGGCGTATGTGAAAGGTGTCCAGCGCGAAGAAATCCGTCAAGGTATCGCCACTGTGAAACACCAAAACATGGCCGGTTCCGACATCGGCGACAACCATAAAGAATACTTTGCCGGAGAAGCCGCACTCAAAGCGGGCGGCAAAGACAACACCATGAATCAATTCCACTGA
- the queF gene encoding preQ(1) synthase has protein sequence MTRQACELGGISLLGDSRTRYPSDYAPDILEAFDNKHPGNDYFVKFICPEFTSLCPITGQPDFADIIIRYIPDAKMVESKSLKLYLFSFRNHGDFHEDCINIIMKDLIALMNPKYIEVAGEFTPRGGIAIHPFANYGRPGTPFENMARERLMRYELP, from the coding sequence ATGACACGCCAAGCCTGCGAGCTGGGCGGCATCAGCCTGCTGGGCGACAGCCGTACCCGCTATCCTTCCGATTACGCGCCGGATATTCTGGAAGCGTTCGACAACAAACACCCGGGCAACGATTATTTCGTCAAATTCATCTGCCCCGAATTCACCAGCCTGTGCCCGATTACCGGCCAGCCCGATTTTGCCGATATTATTATCCGTTACATTCCCGACGCAAAAATGGTGGAAAGCAAATCGCTGAAACTGTATTTATTCAGTTTCCGCAACCACGGCGATTTTCATGAAGACTGCATCAATATCATTATGAAAGACTTAATCGCCCTGATGAATCCGAAATACATCGAAGTGGCCGGCGAATTTACACCGCGCGGCGGCATCGCCATTCATCCGTTTGCCAATTACGGCCGCCCCGGCACGCCGTTTGAGAATATGGCGCGCGAACGGCTGATGCGCTACGAATTGCCCTAA
- a CDS encoding 7-cyano-7-deazaguanine/7-aminomethyl-7-deazaguanine transporter: protein MNTYTFSRAQQQKALFWLTFFHILIIALSNYLVQFPFTVSLPGGSQVHSTWGAISFPFIFLATDLTVRIFGRRPARRIIFCVMLPALLISYAFSVLFSGGTWAGWGALAEFDAFVFRIALASFTAYAVGQLLDIRVFDRLRKLRTWWIAPTASTFAGNAVDTLLFFAVAFYAGSDEFMAANWPQIAFVDYLFKLFICTLFFLPAYGLILSILTRKLTTLSENGRLTAVADGR from the coding sequence ATGAACACCTACACTTTTTCCCGTGCACAACAGCAAAAAGCCCTGTTTTGGCTTACCTTTTTCCACATTCTGATTATTGCATTGAGCAATTATCTGGTGCAGTTTCCGTTTACTGTCTCCCTGCCCGGCGGCAGCCAAGTACATTCCACTTGGGGCGCGATCAGCTTCCCCTTCATCTTTCTGGCCACCGACCTGACCGTCCGCATTTTCGGCCGCCGCCCGGCACGGCGGATTATTTTCTGCGTGATGCTGCCTGCCCTGCTGATTTCCTACGCGTTCTCCGTCCTGTTTTCCGGCGGCACATGGGCGGGCTGGGGCGCATTGGCGGAATTCGACGCTTTCGTTTTCCGCATCGCGCTGGCCAGTTTCACTGCCTATGCCGTCGGCCAGCTGCTGGATATTCGGGTGTTCGACCGTCTGCGCAAACTGCGTACATGGTGGATCGCGCCGACGGCATCGACTTTTGCGGGCAACGCGGTGGACACGCTGCTGTTTTTCGCCGTGGCATTCTATGCCGGCAGCGATGAGTTTATGGCGGCAAACTGGCCGCAGATCGCTTTTGTCGATTATCTGTTCAAACTGTTTATCTGCACGCTGTTTTTCCTGCCCGCCTACGGCCTGATACTCAGCATACTGACCCGGAAACTGACCACCCTGAGTGAAAACGGCCGCCTCACCGCCGTTGCCGACGGCCGCTGA
- a CDS encoding 5-carboxymethyl-2-hydroxymuconate Delta-isomerase — protein sequence MPHLMVEISAGLAVDETKLLADLAQALYDSGEFVLSDIKSRLYRADASLVGTGGGSQDFIAVRLLLLAGRTDAVKQALAQAVLAVLGGLPFDCKPQYSVEVVELSPLYWKA from the coding sequence ATGCCGCATCTGATGGTTGAGATCAGTGCCGGGCTGGCAGTTGATGAGACGAAACTCTTGGCGGATTTGGCGCAGGCACTGTATGACAGCGGCGAATTTGTGTTGAGCGATATTAAAAGCCGTCTATACCGTGCCGATGCTTCGCTGGTGGGTACCGGCGGGGGCAGTCAGGATTTTATCGCCGTCCGCCTGCTGTTGCTGGCGGGGCGGACGGATGCGGTCAAACAGGCATTGGCGCAAGCCGTTTTGGCGGTGTTGGGCGGACTGCCGTTTGATTGTAAGCCGCAATATTCGGTTGAAGTGGTTGAACTTTCCCCGCTGTACTGGAAAGCGTGA
- a CDS encoding acyl-CoA dehydrogenase family protein, with the protein MTYRAPLNELRFALRVHGRLDQVLSLPAADGLDSDTADAVLEEAARFAEEMIAPTNRTGDLHGARLSDGRVHTHPDLVQAFDEYRQAGWPGLRAPAEYGGQGLPAVVAAACEEMWCAGNLALSLLPMLTLGAAEAILNHGSDAQKQLYLPKMSAGIWSGTMNLTEPQAGSDLAQVAARAVPKDNGAYAVSGQKIFITWGDHELTENIVHLVLARLPDAPPGVKGISLFIVPKYLVNGDGSLGARNGVAAVGLEHKLGIHASPTCVMQFDEAEGYLVGEAGKGLAYMFTMMNHARLGVGIEGHAVAERAYQAALAYAQERVQSRSIGGQSTTPVAIIRHPDVRRMLLVQKATLAAQRALYMRAAAALDLAHGAADDDVRRSAQAELNFLIPIVKAWCTDNGTLLTNLAVQVFGGMGYIEETGVAQYVRDVRITAIYEGTNGIQALDLIGRKTAADEGRAARMLLDDGRGAADGLRKAGAAELADSLTQALDAAEASVAQIVRAMAAEPEAAAAASHAYLHQMACTLGAVALAREYAAAEAETFGETFVRARRQITEGYFAYVLPQVHTYAVQVLHGSGAVLAAPDVWAV; encoded by the coding sequence ATGACTTACCGAGCCCCGTTGAACGAACTGCGTTTTGCCCTGCGTGTGCACGGCAGGCTGGATCAGGTGCTGTCGCTGCCTGCTGCGGACGGCCTGGACAGTGATACGGCCGATGCCGTATTGGAAGAGGCTGCCCGTTTTGCCGAAGAAATGATTGCGCCCACCAACCGGACCGGCGATTTGCACGGTGCCCGTCTTTCAGACGGCCGGGTGCATACCCACCCCGATTTGGTACAAGCGTTCGACGAGTACCGTCAGGCGGGCTGGCCGGGTTTGCGCGCACCGGCCGAATACGGCGGCCAAGGTCTGCCTGCGGTGGTCGCGGCGGCCTGCGAAGAAATGTGGTGTGCGGGCAATCTGGCACTCTCGCTGCTGCCGATGCTGACTCTGGGGGCGGCCGAAGCCATTCTGAACCACGGTTCCGATGCACAAAAACAGCTTTATCTGCCGAAAATGAGTGCGGGTATTTGGAGCGGCACCATGAATCTGACCGAGCCGCAGGCCGGCAGCGATCTGGCACAGGTAGCGGCCAGAGCCGTACCGAAAGACAACGGTGCGTATGCGGTCAGCGGCCAGAAAATCTTTATTACCTGGGGCGATCACGAGCTGACCGAAAACATTGTCCATCTGGTGCTGGCGCGCCTGCCCGATGCGCCGCCGGGCGTGAAAGGCATTTCGCTGTTTATCGTGCCGAAATATCTGGTAAACGGCGACGGCAGTTTGGGTGCGCGAAACGGCGTGGCGGCGGTCGGACTGGAACACAAGCTGGGTATCCACGCCAGCCCCACCTGCGTGATGCAGTTCGACGAAGCCGAAGGCTATCTGGTCGGCGAAGCGGGCAAGGGGCTGGCCTATATGTTTACTATGATGAACCATGCCCGTCTGGGTGTGGGCATTGAAGGCCATGCGGTGGCCGAGCGTGCGTACCAAGCCGCGCTGGCTTATGCGCAAGAACGGGTGCAGAGCCGCAGTATCGGCGGCCAAAGTACCACGCCGGTAGCCATTATCCGCCACCCCGACGTGCGCCGTATGCTGCTGGTACAGAAAGCCACGCTGGCGGCACAGCGCGCGCTGTATATGCGTGCCGCCGCCGCGTTGGATCTGGCACACGGTGCGGCTGATGACGATGTGCGGCGTTCGGCGCAGGCCGAATTGAATTTCCTGATTCCGATTGTGAAAGCATGGTGTACCGACAACGGTACGCTGCTGACCAATCTGGCCGTGCAGGTATTCGGCGGCATGGGTTATATCGAGGAAACCGGTGTGGCGCAGTATGTGCGCGATGTGCGGATTACCGCCATTTACGAAGGAACCAACGGTATTCAGGCATTGGATCTGATCGGCCGCAAAACCGCTGCCGACGAAGGACGTGCCGCCCGTATGCTGTTAGACGACGGGCGCGGGGCTGCCGATGGGCTGCGCAAAGCCGGTGCGGCGGAGTTGGCCGACAGCCTGACTCAGGCCTTGGACGCGGCCGAAGCGTCGGTTGCACAGATTGTGCGCGCCATGGCCGCCGAACCGGAAGCGGCCGCTGCCGCCTCCCATGCCTATCTGCACCAAATGGCCTGTACATTGGGTGCGGTTGCACTGGCACGGGAATACGCGGCGGCCGAAGCGGAAACCTTCGGCGAAACCTTTGTGCGGGCGCGCCGTCAGATTACCGAGGGATATTTCGCTTATGTGCTGCCGCAAGTCCACACATATGCCGTCCAAGTCCTGCACGGCAGCGGGGCGGTATTGGCGGCGCCGGACGTGTGGGCGGTTTAG
- a CDS encoding AzlD family protein: MTAALVTIVLMALTTYLTRAIPYLLLGRRQWGPRMLRVLEAVPGCVLVSVIAPVLVSGKPADMLAAGVTVLAVLRFPLLPTVLIAVASAALFRHWL, translated from the coding sequence ATGACGGCCGCCTTGGTCACGATTGTGCTGATGGCGCTGACCACTTATCTGACCCGTGCGATACCGTATCTGCTGCTGGGGCGGCGGCAGTGGGGGCCGCGTATGCTGCGGGTGTTGGAAGCAGTGCCCGGGTGTGTGCTGGTTTCCGTGATCGCGCCGGTGCTGGTGTCGGGCAAGCCTGCCGATATGCTGGCTGCGGGCGTGACTGTACTGGCGGTGCTGCGTTTTCCGCTGTTGCCGACGGTGCTGATTGCTGTGGCATCGGCTGCGCTGTTCAGGCATTGGCTTTAA
- a CDS encoding AzlC family ABC transporter permease — protein MQNAAAMRPEFWRGMKEAVPVILGLVPFALVLGASGVKSGMAVWQVPLMTGTNFAGGSEFAAVSLWGNPVNIGLVVLMSVLVNSRHLVMSLAFSPLLAGVPRKQALAALYFMCDEAWAMGIAEARRHHRTQLNLPYYFGVSCHLYLAWVVFTAAGALSGPLLGDLDAYGFDMAFTAVFLVLLKGMWRGILPAIPWLVSLAVAGGMYHAFDGAWYVAGGAVSGMLAAFWCREKV, from the coding sequence ATGCAGAATGCTGCCGCAATGCGGCCGGAGTTTTGGCGCGGCATGAAAGAAGCCGTGCCGGTGATATTGGGCTTGGTGCCGTTTGCGCTGGTGTTGGGTGCATCGGGTGTCAAAAGCGGCATGGCGGTCTGGCAGGTGCCGCTGATGACGGGAACCAATTTTGCCGGCGGTTCGGAGTTTGCCGCCGTCAGTTTGTGGGGTAATCCGGTCAATATCGGTTTGGTGGTGCTGATGTCGGTACTGGTAAACAGCCGCCACTTGGTGATGAGTCTGGCGTTCAGCCCGCTGCTTGCAGGGGTGCCGCGCAAGCAGGCTCTGGCTGCGCTGTATTTTATGTGCGACGAGGCTTGGGCGATGGGGATTGCCGAGGCGCGCCGCCACCACAGGACGCAATTGAACCTGCCGTATTATTTCGGTGTGTCGTGCCATCTGTATCTGGCATGGGTGGTGTTTACGGCGGCGGGGGCGTTGTCGGGGCCGCTGCTCGGTGATTTGGACGCATACGGTTTCGATATGGCGTTTACGGCGGTGTTTCTGGTGCTGCTCAAAGGTATGTGGCGCGGTATCCTCCCTGCTATACCGTGGCTGGTGAGTTTGGCGGTGGCGGGAGGTATGTACCACGCCTTCGACGGGGCATGGTATGTGGCAGGCGGTGCAGTATCGGGGATGCTGGCCGCTTTCTGGTGTAGGGAAAAAGTATGA
- the uvrC gene encoding excinuclease ABC subunit UvrC, translating to MSEPFDLAVFLKNLPTLPGVYRMLGKDGQVLYVGKAVNLKRRVSSYFQKNDHSPRITLMVKQVHSVETTVTRSEAEALILENNFIKALSPKYNILFRDDKTYPYLMLSGHTFPQMAYYRGPLKKPNQYFGPYPNGCAVRDSIQILQKVFRLRTCEDSVFANRDRACLLYQIRRCSGPCTGHISEADYQADVREAAAFLNGKTGELTQTLHRKMQQAAESLDFEAAARYRDQIQALGLVQSRQFIDSKNPNTPNDIDLLALAVEGGSVCIHWVSIRGGRHVGDKSFFPDTRHDPEPDGQDYAEAFVAQHYLGKAKPDVVISNFTLPEVVQTALIQEHGKPIQFVAKTVGERRVWLKMAEQNAKLAIAQHRLQHDSRQNRIEDLARVLEMEADSLQRLECFDISHTQGEATVASCVVYDEHNIQPPQYRRYNITGITAGDDYAAMREVLTRRYGKMAEAQAAGETVRWPDAVLIDGGKGQIGVAVDVWAQLGLTIPLVGIAKGVERKAGLEELILPFSGRTFRLPPHSPALHLLQTVRDEAHRFAITGHRKKRDKARVTSSLNDIPGIGSKRRQALLARFGGLRGVAAAGVEELAQVEGISRTLAEKIYHSLH from the coding sequence GTGTCTGAACCTTTCGACCTTGCCGTTTTCCTGAAAAACCTGCCCACCCTGCCCGGCGTGTACCGTATGCTGGGCAAAGACGGGCAGGTGCTTTACGTGGGCAAAGCCGTGAACCTGAAACGGCGCGTGTCGAGCTATTTTCAAAAAAACGACCACTCGCCGCGCATCACGCTGATGGTGAAACAGGTGCATTCGGTGGAAACCACCGTTACCCGTTCCGAAGCCGAAGCGCTGATTCTCGAAAACAATTTCATCAAAGCCCTGTCGCCCAAATACAATATCCTGTTCCGCGACGACAAAACCTATCCCTATCTGATGCTCAGCGGCCACACTTTCCCGCAAATGGCCTATTACCGCGGACCGCTCAAAAAGCCGAACCAATATTTCGGCCCCTACCCCAACGGCTGCGCCGTGCGCGACAGCATTCAGATTTTGCAGAAAGTATTCCGCCTGCGCACCTGCGAAGACAGCGTCTTCGCCAACCGCGACCGCGCCTGCCTGCTCTACCAAATCCGCCGCTGCTCCGGCCCCTGCACCGGCCACATCAGCGAAGCGGACTATCAGGCCGACGTGCGCGAAGCCGCCGCCTTTCTCAACGGTAAAACCGGCGAACTGACCCAAACCCTGCACCGCAAAATGCAGCAGGCCGCCGAATCGCTCGATTTTGAAGCCGCCGCCCGTTACCGCGACCAGATTCAGGCACTGGGTCTGGTGCAGAGCCGGCAGTTTATCGACAGCAAAAATCCGAATACGCCCAACGACATCGACCTGCTGGCCTTGGCGGTGGAAGGCGGCAGCGTGTGTATCCATTGGGTCAGCATCCGCGGCGGGCGGCACGTGGGCGACAAAAGTTTTTTCCCCGACACCCGCCACGACCCCGAACCGGACGGGCAGGATTACGCCGAAGCCTTTGTCGCGCAGCACTATCTGGGCAAAGCCAAACCCGATGTCGTTATCAGCAATTTCACCCTGCCCGAAGTCGTTCAGACGGCCTTAATCCAAGAACACGGCAAACCGATCCAATTTGTCGCCAAAACCGTCGGCGAACGCAGGGTATGGCTGAAAATGGCCGAACAGAACGCCAAACTCGCCATCGCCCAACACCGCCTGCAACATGACAGCCGCCAAAACCGCATCGAAGACTTGGCGCGCGTGCTGGAAATGGAAGCCGACAGCCTGCAACGTCTCGAATGCTTCGACATCAGCCACACACAGGGCGAGGCCACCGTCGCTTCCTGCGTGGTGTACGACGAACACAATATCCAGCCCCCGCAATACCGCCGCTACAACATCACCGGCATCACAGCAGGCGACGACTACGCCGCCATGCGCGAAGTGCTCACCCGCCGCTACGGCAAAATGGCCGAAGCCCAAGCCGCCGGCGAAACCGTCCGCTGGCCCGATGCCGTCTTAATCGACGGCGGCAAAGGCCAAATCGGCGTGGCCGTGGACGTATGGGCGCAATTGGGGCTGACCATTCCGCTGGTCGGCATCGCCAAGGGCGTGGAACGCAAAGCCGGGCTGGAAGAGCTGATTCTGCCCTTTTCCGGCCGCACCTTCCGCCTGCCGCCGCACAGCCCCGCCCTGCACCTTTTGCAAACCGTACGCGACGAAGCCCACCGCTTCGCCATCACCGGCCACCGCAAAAAACGCGACAAAGCGCGTGTTACCTCGTCGCTGAACGACATTCCCGGCATCGGCAGCAAACGCCGCCAAGCCCTGCTCGCCCGTTTCGGCGGCCTGCGCGGCGTGGCCGCCGCCGGTGTGGAAGAATTGGCACAGGTGGAAGGCATCAGCCGCACACTGGCCGAAAAAATCTACCACAGCCTGCATTGA
- the gmhB gene encoding D-glycero-beta-D-manno-heptose 1,7-bisphosphate 7-phosphatase, whose protein sequence is MKLIILDRDGVINQDRDDFVKSADEWVPIEGSMDAVAFLTQAGYTLAVATNQSGIGRGYFSMQELTEMHNKMHKLVQQAGGHIDGIWFCPHTGESGCTCRKPAPGMVEDIIARFNARAETVYMVGDSLRDLQAVETVGGKPILVLTGKGKKTLSRHGDELPEHTQIFDSLLAFAQHLIQEHRTEADHAADS, encoded by the coding sequence ATGAAACTGATTATTCTCGACCGCGACGGTGTCATCAACCAAGACCGGGACGATTTCGTCAAATCGGCCGATGAGTGGGTGCCGATAGAAGGCAGCATGGATGCCGTCGCCTTTCTCACGCAGGCCGGTTACACACTGGCCGTCGCTACCAACCAGTCGGGCATCGGACGGGGCTATTTCTCCATGCAGGAATTGACCGAAATGCACAATAAAATGCACAAGCTCGTCCAGCAGGCAGGCGGCCACATCGACGGCATCTGGTTCTGCCCGCACACAGGCGAATCGGGCTGCACCTGCCGTAAACCCGCCCCCGGCATGGTGGAAGACATCATCGCCCGCTTCAACGCCCGTGCCGAAACGGTTTATATGGTGGGCGACAGTCTGCGCGATTTGCAGGCTGTCGAAACTGTGGGCGGCAAACCCATTCTCGTGCTGACCGGCAAAGGCAAGAAAACCTTGTCCCGGCACGGCGACGAACTGCCCGAGCACACCCAAATCTTCGACAGTCTGCTCGCCTTTGCCCAACACCTGATTCAAGAACACCGCACGGAAGCCGACCATGCTGCTGATTCGTAA
- a CDS encoding 1-acyl-sn-glycerol-3-phosphate acyltransferase gives MLLIRNLIYWLILVFSLILLFPFLMAGALFPNGIRRVAHCWVQILMWSLEHVIGLKYRISGAENIPDRPTIVCAKHQSGWETLASQVIFPPLVFVAKRELFKIPLFGWGLKWVKTIGIDRTSLHASEQLLRQGLARKSEGFWIVIFPEGTRVPPGSRGRYKPGAARMAKLFEMDLLPVALNSGEFWPRNSFLKYPGTIDVVIGPPVAHQSGNEAELTAACENWIESQQEIINGRGPCYPRRSA, from the coding sequence ATGCTGCTGATTCGTAACCTGATTTACTGGCTGATTCTGGTATTCAGCCTGATTCTCCTGTTTCCCTTTCTGATGGCGGGCGCACTGTTTCCCAACGGCATCCGCCGCGTGGCGCACTGCTGGGTACAGATTCTGATGTGGTCGCTCGAACACGTCATCGGCCTCAAATACCGCATCAGCGGTGCCGAAAACATTCCCGACCGCCCCACCATCGTCTGCGCCAAACACCAAAGCGGCTGGGAAACCCTCGCCTCACAAGTCATCTTCCCGCCGCTGGTTTTCGTCGCCAAACGCGAACTGTTCAAAATCCCGCTGTTCGGCTGGGGGCTGAAATGGGTCAAAACCATCGGCATCGACCGCACCAGTCTGCACGCCTCCGAACAGCTGCTCCGGCAGGGTCTGGCACGCAAAAGCGAGGGTTTCTGGATTGTGATTTTCCCCGAAGGCACCCGTGTTCCGCCCGGCAGCCGCGGCCGCTACAAGCCCGGTGCCGCGCGCATGGCCAAACTGTTTGAAATGGATCTGCTGCCTGTCGCACTCAACAGCGGCGAATTCTGGCCGCGCAACTCCTTTCTGAAATACCCCGGCACCATCGATGTCGTCATCGGCCCGCCGGTTGCCCACCAAAGCGGCAACGAAGCCGAGTTGACCGCCGCCTGCGAAAACTGGATCGAATCGCAGCAGGAAATCATCAACGGCCGCGGCCCCTGCTACCCGCGCCGCAGCGCATAA
- a CDS encoding SDR family oxidoreductase, whose translation MSGKLQGRTILVTGASQGVGARVAKTYAQEGATVVLVGRSRKKLESVYDEIAAAGGPEPFAVCLDLLTAEEKEFAQLAETLAESAGSRLDGIVHCASYFYALSPLDFQTVAEWVNQYRINTVAPMGLTRALLPLLKNSPDASVLFVGESHSEKPQAYWGGFGASKAALNYLCGVAADEWSRFDNLRANVLVPGAVNSPQREKTHPGESSAERRSLDDIMPQFVYWAGAESRGRSGEIVYL comes from the coding sequence ATGTCGGGAAAATTGCAGGGACGCACCATTTTGGTTACCGGCGCTTCACAGGGCGTGGGCGCGCGCGTGGCCAAAACCTATGCGCAGGAAGGCGCGACGGTGGTGCTGGTGGGACGCAGCCGCAAAAAACTGGAAAGCGTGTATGACGAAATTGCAGCGGCGGGCGGCCCCGAGCCGTTTGCCGTCTGTCTGGACCTTTTGACAGCAGAAGAAAAGGAATTTGCCCAACTGGCCGAAACCTTGGCCGAATCCGCAGGCAGCCGTTTGGACGGTATTGTGCATTGCGCTTCCTATTTTTACGCCCTCTCGCCGCTGGATTTTCAAACCGTGGCCGAATGGGTCAACCAATACCGCATCAACACCGTCGCGCCGATGGGACTGACCCGTGCCCTGCTGCCGCTGCTGAAAAATTCGCCCGATGCGTCAGTGTTGTTCGTCGGCGAGAGCCACAGCGAAAAACCGCAGGCCTATTGGGGCGGCTTCGGCGCGTCCAAAGCGGCACTCAATTACCTGTGCGGCGTGGCGGCCGACGAATGGAGCCGTTTCGACAATCTGCGTGCCAATGTTCTGGTTCCCGGTGCGGTCAATTCGCCGCAGCGCGAAAAAACCCACCCGGGCGAGTCGTCGGCGGAACGCCGCAGTCTGGACGACATCATGCCGCAGTTTGTCTATTGGGCAGGTGCGGAAAGCAGGGGACGCAGCGGCGAGATTGTGTATCTGTAA